One window from the genome of Crassostrea angulata isolate pt1a10 chromosome 2, ASM2561291v2, whole genome shotgun sequence encodes:
- the LOC128172714 gene encoding uncharacterized protein LOC128172714 produces the protein MIAIIILHVVFGMSLSQDTPSCNCKDDFGMAFCYNVRACPEFVTIAQVECAIKEIIVKTNTSLDQVLIHGQCTNISAYKRFCMQAIKEIKMQATSESFLCAEMTTLSSTMPRFSEKHVTHERKSSSSHQNFTTTDATTQTSVISSTLNNSIALINNSSMHNNDTSAFNSTPIPHDYTKSLTSPVTTITLHESTPRAHSVEQTTPFTKSNNTMPHTTRFNTNVTLSSVNTDGLDDYRLVR, from the exons ATGATTgcgataattattttacatgtgGTTTTTGGTATGAGTCTATCTCAGGACACCCCGTCCTGTAACTGTAAAGACGATTTTGGAATGGCTTTCTGTTATAATGTACGAGCTTGTCCGGAGTTTGTGACCATTGCCCAGGTTGAGTGCGCAATTAAAGAAATCATTGTTAAAACGAACACATCGCTGGACCAAGTACTGATCCACGGACAATGTACCAACATATCGGCGTACAAGCGATTTTGCATGCAAgcaattaaagaaataaagatgcAGGCCACCAGCGAAAGTTTCCTCTGTGCAG AAATGACGACATTATCCTCGACCATGCCGAGATTCAGTGAGAAAC atgTAACACACGAGAGGAAGTCGTCAAGCTCACACCAGAACTTTACGACGACTGACGCGACCACACAAACTTCTGTTATCAGTAGCACGCTTAATAATAGTATCGCGCTTATTAATAATAGTAGCATGCACAATAATGACACGTCTGCATTTAATAGTACACCCATCCCGCATGACTATACTAAATCTCTGACGTCACCTGTAACCACTATTACATTGCATGAAAGTACACCTCGAGCGCATTCAGTAGAACAGACCACCCCATTTACCAAATCCAACAACACTATGCCTCACACGACCCGCTTTAATACAAATGTCACTCTATCCTCTGTAAATACTGACGGACTCGACGACTACCGACTTGTACGCTGA
- the LOC128174692 gene encoding uncharacterized protein LOC128174692 — protein MFSYFSLVNEAFDMALSGSIVIGGLVLVAVLRCLLRRYSNFIVVRERRQAGAASLSNPQLMPGRAAEQRREALKQLFRTAEPAEDIPPIPMEELVRRIKKEPVTPARAQSMPVLTPTKKFATQGDLLLV, from the coding sequence ATGTTTTCCTATTTTTCTTTAGTGAACGAAGCTTTCGACATGGCCCTTTCGGGCTCGATTGTTATAGGGGGGCTAGTTCTTGTTGCGGTGTTGCGGTGTCTCCTCAGGAGATACAGCAACTTCATCGTCGTCCGTGAACGTCGACAGGCGGGTGCAGCGTCTCTTTCCAACCCCCAACTGATGCCAGGACGAGCCGCGGAGCAGCGCAGGGAGGCCCTCAAGCAACTGTTCAGGACAGCGGAGCCAGCCGAGGACATCCCACCAATTCCCATGGAGGAACTGGTGAGGAGGATCAAGAAAGAGCCAGTGACCCCAGCCCGCGCCCAGTCCATGCCAGTGCTCACCCCGACCAAGAAGTTCGCCACGCAGGGGGATTTGCTACTGGTGTAG